Within Limnothrix sp. FACHB-406, the genomic segment CACAAGCAGTAACCTTTGGGTTGCTCATGGCTCGGGCTAATGGAATTGAATTAGCTCAGGGACTCGATCGCGTTGCCATTACCCTCAAAACAAACCATTCGCTAATTGGTGCAGCGTTGCGATTATTAACGGAAACGTCTGAAAATCAGGCGACGCTTAAAACATCGCTGCGATCGCTTACTCAGGTTCTCGATGCTGTCGATTGGCCAACCATCAGCAAAGGTGATCCTGAAACCTGGCTTTACTTCTATGAAGATTTTCTAGAAGTTTATGATAACGAGCTACGCAAACAAACTGGGTCATACTACACGCCGCCCATTGTGGTCGAAACGATGGTGCGGCTGGTGGATGATCTCTTAAAAAGCCCCAATTTTGGTCTGCATTCGGGTTTAGCTTCACCATCCGTAACGGTCATCGATCCAGCAACGGGCACAGGAACCTATGCGCTGGGAATTCTCAAGCGCATTGCTGAATCAGTGCGCGAGAACGAAGGAGAAGGGGCGGTTCCCCAAGCGATTAATACAGCTCTGAAGCGATTGATTGCTTTTGAAGTGCAATTGGGGCCGTTTGCTGTGGCTCAATTGCGAATTTTAGCGGAAATTATTACGTTAACTGGTGATAGTCCGACCGAATCACTGCGAATGTTTGTGGCTGATACCTTGGCTGATCCTGAGGATGATGCCGGGTGGATCCCGCAACTGCTGGCCCCGATCGCCCAATCCCGCAAAGCCGCCAACCAGATCAAACGTACAGAACCAATTACCGTTGTGATTGGCAATCCACCCTATAAGGAAAAAGCAAAAGGGCGTGGTGGTTGGGTCGAGTCTGGTAATTCTCAAACGGGAACCCTTGCACCGTTAAATGACTGGCAACCGCTGAAAGATTGGGGTGTAAGTGCCCATGCGAAGCACTTACGAAATTTGTATGTTTATTTTTGGCGCTGGGCTACTTGGAAAGTTTTTGACCACCACCCGGATAACAGTACGGGAATCGTTTGCTTTATCACTGTTTCCGGCTTTTTAAACGGGCCTGGTTTTCAGCGAATGCGGCAATATTTGCGGGAAGCCTGCGATCGCATCTGGGTAATTGACTGCTCTCCCGAAGGGCATCAACCGGATGTCAACACGCGACTGTTTCAAGGTGTTCAGCAGCCTGTTTGTATCGTTCTAGCGAGTCGTTCTAAGCAGCAGAAAGCAAATGAGCTGGCGACTGTAAAATTTCGGACACTACCGATCGGATTGCGAGATCAAAAGTTTACTGAATTGAGCCAAATTACTCTTGATGGGTCTGGTTGGCTCGACTGTCGCTTGGATACAGACTGTTCACAATCGGGCAGTCGATCGCCCTTCGCTCCTGGCTCAACGGGTGCTTGGTCAACCTATCCTTGCCTACAGGACTTTTTTAACTACAACGGCTCGGGCGTGATGCCAGGTCGTACCTGGGTGATTGCACCTGATGTTGAATCATTAAGTCAACGCTGGCAAACCCTAGTCAAGGCTCCCAGTCATCAAAAAGAACTGCTTTTTCATCCTCATCTCAGAAAAGGCAAGCCGGGTGACAAACACTCAGCAAAGATCATCAGTCAGCCTTTAGCCGGTCAACCCCAACGCTTAATACCGGTGGCAAATGATACTCAATCAGTTTTACTACCAGTTGGGTATGCCTATCGATCATTTGATCGCCAATGGATTATTCCTGATAATCGATTAATCAATCAACCGAATCCAACCATTTGGCAGTGGCACTCAGACCATCAGATTTATCTAACTGCTGTCAATCGAACTTCCCCGACCACCGGCCCGGGACTGACGTTTACCGCACTTATCCCAGACTTAGATCACTACAATGCTCGTGGTGGCAGAGTTTTTCCATTATGGGTTGACTCAGAGGCTCAAGTTTCCAACTTTAAACCTGAATTTTTAGACTGTTTAAGTCACACTTACAATCAGCTTTTTAGCCCAGAGTTACTGTTGGCATATTTAGCAGCGATCGCTGCCCATTCAGGTTTTACAAAACGCTTTAAAACAGAGCTGAAAACACCAGGTATTCGGATTCCATTGACAGCCGATCCCAATTTATTCGCTGAGGCGGTGGAAATCGGGCGACAGGTTCTGTGGCTGCATACCTTTGGCGACCGCTGTGCTGACCCAAGCCAGGGCCGGCCGCCGGGGCCGCCGCGTCTGCCGAGCGATCGCCGCCCGACGATTCCCAAGGGGGGCACAATTCCGGCTGATCCTGACCGAATGCCAGACACCATTAGCCACAATGCCAACCTGAATCGACTCCATGTGGGCGATGGCTATATCGACAACGTGTCCGCTGCGGTTTGGAATTATGAGGTTTCTGGTAAACCGGTGATTCTGCATTGGTTCAGCTATCGCAAGCGAGATCGCAGCCGTCCCCTATTGGGTGATCGCCGTCCCCCCTCTCCCTTGAGCGAGATCCAACCCGATCACTGGCTGCCTGAGTACACCACGGAGTTACTGAACCTGTTGAATGTGCTGGGCTGGCTGGTGGAGTTGGAACCCCAACAGGCGGAATTACTTGATCGGATTTGCCAGGGGGCCACGTTATCTCGGCAGCAACTCATCAAGGCAAACGCTCTGACTGAAACGGTGGTTAAGAGCAAGTCTGCTGTGAGTCCCGGTCAAATTCCGTTACTTTGAAGTCTAGTTCTTAGCAATCTCTAGGTAAGCTCAACAGGTTGCGAACACAGATGTCCAAACGGTTCATGACGGCTCATGAATGCCAGATAGGATGACGGTTTAGATGGCACTGACCGTCATCCCTCAATGCAGAATCAAATTGAGTAGCCAGGTCGCTCGATTCTTCACCTCCCGATCGCCCGTTGGGATCATCCCCATCACCGAGGGCTGCCGGGCGATCGCACGAGGAGTTTTCCGAGAATCGCAGGGGCCCTAAGCCTGGCTACTGACCATCGAGAAAGGGCGATCGCTCGGGGCCGCCTCCTCTGCTTCATCGAAAATGGTCAAATCCGTGGGTTTGCAGCGGGCTACCTTCACCGCAATGCCCTGTGCTCCTTCGATTTCCAAATCTTCCACATAACCGGCCACCGATGCTTTGGCTGTGGACTCCAAGCTAAAGGGACCAAAGTAGTAGGTGCACCGAGGAACCTGGGTCGTGATTTCGACCCAATAGGCCAGGCCCAGGGCATTCATTAAACGGGCAGAGAAGTCTTTCATAGGCGCTGTGGCTTGCGGGCGCTATTCAAAGTCAATTGCTATGGATATACGGGAAAGACGCGGACTGCAACAGACGACACTCCGGTCAGTGTGGAGGAATGTGGCTTTGAGGAAAGCGCAATAGGATACAGAATCACGCTCGATGGGGGCAGTCACATCGAAACGGTTGGTCTCTCGATCGAGATCTTTACACTTCGTTATACTCTGCTTAGCCCATTTTTCCAAGCACTGTCCGAAGGAAAGTTATGGCGATTCGTCAAGGAAATGGGGATCAGTAAAGACTGGAGGGCGATCCCGGCTGATCCGGTGATGACTCCGGTTGCTAAGCTCCTGCAGCGTAGCAAAGATTTTTGGTACTGATCAAAAACTGGGTTTGGCGCTTCGTCCTTCTTGATTGGGTTAAAGACTGAGTTAGAGGCTGGGTTGAAGTGGGATCCATGGGGGCGATCGCCCGGATGTCCGGTGGCGCTGGGTAATTGGATCCACAAACTTGCAACCTCTTAGCGTGGCCAATGGTTAAATTAAGGCGGCCCAGAGGGCTTGGAGCTTGAGTTGAATTTCGGCTAGCTCGCGCTCGGGGTCGGATCCGGCCACAATGCCCGCGCCCGCAAACAACCGGGCCCGATCGCCCTGGATTAGGGCCGATCGAATCCCCACCGCAAATTCCGCATTCCCCATTGGATCGAGCCAACCGATCGCCCCGGTATAGAGCGATCGCTCAAAGGGTTCGTAGCGATCGATGGCGGCAATGGCGGCCGATCGGGACAAACCCGCCACGGCTGGGGTGGGGTGCAAGGCCGCCACCACATCCAATGGATCCACATTGCGTGGCAACCGGCCACAGATTGGCGTTTGCAGGTGTTGAATATTGCTCAATTTGCGCAGGCCAGGCTTGACGGCCACCTTGGGATGGGCCCCCAACTGGGCGAGGCGATCGGCAATGAAGTCCGCCACCAATCGGTGTTCGTGCAGTTCCTTGGGGTTGTTGAGCAGGCGATCGCCCCAGGCTCGATCGAGTTCCGGTGTGGTGCCGCGCGGAGCCGACCCAGCCAGGGCTTCCGTGGCAATCCGGCCGTGATCAATGGCCACCAAGCATTCAGGGCTGGCTCCCAAGAAGGTTTGCCCCCGATCGTTCCCCACCGCAAAGGTGTAGCAACCGGGGTGACGGTGGCGCAGGTTATGGAGCAACAGGGCCGGATCCAAGGGTTCCGGGGCTTGCCAGTCGATCGCCCGGGCCAGCACCACCTTGCAAAACTGCCGATCAGCAATATCTTTCAGGGCCGATCGAGCCGCCGCCAAAAAGGCCGGATCATCCGGCGCGGCCAGCTCCCACCCACCGGACTGGTAACGGGCTGTCCTGGCAGTCAAGCTGGTGCTGCTGCTGCGCCACTGCAACAGTCGATCGAGCGGTTGCCACAGTTCCCCACAGAGCTGATCCAAATCGGTGCAACCATCCACCCAAGCATTGGCCGTGAATGTGGTGATGGGGCCCTGGGCGGTGGTGCGGCGAACCACTTGCCAGCGGGGTAAAAAAATCAACGCCTCCCCAAAGGGACTGCCCAGGTCTCGCGGTTCGTCAAGGAAGGGAAACGCACAAAGCAGCGAGGGAATCGATCGGGTCGAGGCCGGGCGATCGCCCTCGGCCATGCCATAGGCCCGCTCGCTCGCTCGCAACAGGCCGTGAATCTTTCGAGCAAAGGCCTTGGTTTTTGTGAACCGATCGCTTCCGGCCACCGCCAAGGCCACCGTGCGATCAAAGGCAGCAATTGCCGATCGACGATCGGGTTTTTCAAAATAAAAACTGAGGCAATCCGCCTGGGAAAACTCAGCAAAAACTTCCAGGGGATCGAGCGCCGGAATTTCAAAAGTTAAACGCACAATTTGCGATCGAAACGATC encodes:
- a CDS encoding isochorismate synthase MenF, with the translated sequence MLSALGQQTDLLSPTRLYCILEAARDEFLRSFRSQIVRLTFEIPALDPLEVFAEFSQADCLSFYFEKPDRRSAIAAFDRTVALAVAGSDRFTKTKAFARKIHGLLRASERAYGMAEGDRPASTRSIPSLLCAFPFLDEPRDLGSPFGEALIFLPRWQVVRRTTAQGPITTFTANAWVDGCTDLDQLCGELWQPLDRLLQWRSSSTSLTARTARYQSGGWELAAPDDPAFLAAARSALKDIADRQFCKVVLARAIDWQAPEPLDPALLLHNLRHRHPGCYTFAVGNDRGQTFLGASPECLVAIDHGRIATEALAGSAPRGTTPELDRAWGDRLLNNPKELHEHRLVADFIADRLAQLGAHPKVAVKPGLRKLSNIQHLQTPICGRLPRNVDPLDVVAALHPTPAVAGLSRSAAIAAIDRYEPFERSLYTGAIGWLDPMGNAEFAVGIRSALIQGDRARLFAGAGIVAGSDPERELAEIQLKLQALWAALI
- a CDS encoding type ISP restriction/modification enzyme encodes the protein MPLSLESSIAAFGKAVKGKLSNPATSGQPEDQLRGPFEQLLIDLAELIGLKKGDVIPVGESAIGDLKTRPDYSVTVRRVLVGFIELKAPGKGSDPRKFKDRHDKAQWEKLKALPNLIYSDGNSFSLWQDGELVGSIVSCSGDIAKAGQQLTAPASLLDLFRQFLFWQAVPPRNAKELAVISARLCRLLRDEVVEQLALGSEALTALAEDWRKLLFPDATDEKFADGYAQAVTFGLLMARANGIELAQGLDRVAITLKTNHSLIGAALRLLTETSENQATLKTSLRSLTQVLDAVDWPTISKGDPETWLYFYEDFLEVYDNELRKQTGSYYTPPIVVETMVRLVDDLLKSPNFGLHSGLASPSVTVIDPATGTGTYALGILKRIAESVRENEGEGAVPQAINTALKRLIAFEVQLGPFAVAQLRILAEIITLTGDSPTESLRMFVADTLADPEDDAGWIPQLLAPIAQSRKAANQIKRTEPITVVIGNPPYKEKAKGRGGWVESGNSQTGTLAPLNDWQPLKDWGVSAHAKHLRNLYVYFWRWATWKVFDHHPDNSTGIVCFITVSGFLNGPGFQRMRQYLREACDRIWVIDCSPEGHQPDVNTRLFQGVQQPVCIVLASRSKQQKANELATVKFRTLPIGLRDQKFTELSQITLDGSGWLDCRLDTDCSQSGSRSPFAPGSTGAWSTYPCLQDFFNYNGSGVMPGRTWVIAPDVESLSQRWQTLVKAPSHQKELLFHPHLRKGKPGDKHSAKIISQPLAGQPQRLIPVANDTQSVLLPVGYAYRSFDRQWIIPDNRLINQPNPTIWQWHSDHQIYLTAVNRTSPTTGPGLTFTALIPDLDHYNARGGRVFPLWVDSEAQVSNFKPEFLDCLSHTYNQLFSPELLLAYLAAIAAHSGFTKRFKTELKTPGIRIPLTADPNLFAEAVEIGRQVLWLHTFGDRCADPSQGRPPGPPRLPSDRRPTIPKGGTIPADPDRMPDTISHNANLNRLHVGDGYIDNVSAAVWNYEVSGKPVILHWFSYRKRDRSRPLLGDRRPPSPLSEIQPDHWLPEYTTELLNLLNVLGWLVELEPQQAELLDRICQGATLSRQQLIKANALTETVVKSKSAVSPGQIPLL
- a CDS encoding DUF1816 domain-containing protein: MKDFSARLMNALGLAYWVEITTQVPRCTYYFGPFSLESTAKASVAGYVEDLEIEGAQGIAVKVARCKPTDLTIFDEAEEAAPSDRPFSMVSSQA